In Aureibaculum algae, the following are encoded in one genomic region:
- the murG gene encoding undecaprenyldiphospho-muramoylpentapeptide beta-N-acetylglucosaminyltransferase, with the protein MKQSVNILISGGGTGGHIYPAIAIANELKKRNVNAKFLFVGAKDRMEMEKVPQAGYEIKGLWITGLQRKLTLKNMAFPFKLISSLWNARKIIRKFKPDVVIGTGGFASGPTLKMAQSKGVPTLVQEQNSYPGITNKLLGKKVNTICVAYDGLERFFPKDKIVKTGNPVRQDLIEVSTSRVEAQEYFKINKNQKTLLILGGSLGARAINQLIEKNIEWLVKQHVQVLWQSGKLYYQEYKKYQSLEGVEVLEFINRMDYAYTAADIIISRAGASSISELCIVGKPVIFIPSPNVSEDHQTKNALAVVERNAAILLKQSELDGFVSVFESLLHDSHKQQELSENIKKLALPKATEHIANEVEKLINS; encoded by the coding sequence ATGAAGCAATCGGTTAACATATTGATAAGTGGAGGCGGTACAGGTGGGCACATTTATCCTGCAATAGCGATTGCCAATGAGTTAAAAAAACGCAACGTAAATGCTAAATTTCTATTTGTTGGTGCAAAAGATAGAATGGAGATGGAAAAAGTACCACAGGCGGGTTATGAAATAAAAGGATTGTGGATTACAGGTTTACAGCGAAAGTTAACCTTAAAAAATATGGCTTTTCCATTTAAGCTAATAAGTAGCTTATGGAATGCAAGAAAAATTATTAGAAAATTTAAACCTGATGTGGTTATTGGAACTGGTGGTTTTGCATCAGGACCCACGTTGAAAATGGCTCAAAGTAAAGGGGTGCCAACCTTGGTTCAAGAACAAAATTCGTATCCAGGTATTACCAATAAGTTGTTGGGTAAAAAGGTAAACACGATATGTGTGGCTTATGATGGGTTAGAACGCTTTTTTCCAAAAGATAAAATTGTAAAAACAGGTAATCCTGTAAGGCAAGATTTGATTGAAGTTTCAACCAGTAGAGTGGAAGCACAAGAATATTTTAAAATCAATAAGAATCAAAAAACACTGTTGATTTTAGGAGGCAGTTTGGGAGCAAGAGCGATAAATCAGTTAATTGAAAAAAACATAGAATGGTTAGTAAAACAGCACGTACAAGTATTATGGCAATCAGGAAAATTATATTACCAAGAATACAAAAAGTACCAAAGTTTAGAAGGCGTAGAAGTGCTTGAGTTTATCAATAGAATGGATTATGCATACACTGCAGCGGATATAATTATAAGTAGGGCAGGAGCAAGTTCTATTTCAGAATTATGTATCGTAGGTAAACCAGTAATTTTTATACCCTCACCGAATGTGTCGGAAGACCATCAAACAAAAAATGCGTTAGCGGTTGTAGAAAGGAATGCAGCTATTTTGTTAAAACAAAGTGAGTTGGATGGTTTTGTAAGTGTATTTGAAAGTTTATTGCATGATAGTCATAAACAACAAGAATTAAGTGAGAATATTAAGAAGTTAGCCTTGCCAAAAGCAACGGAGCACATTGCAAACGAAGTAGAAAAATTAATTAATAGTTAG
- the murC gene encoding UDP-N-acetylmuramate--L-alanine ligase, whose translation MDLKNIHNIYFIGIGGIGMSALARFFNANNFFVSGYDKTPSPVTKGLNELGISIHFEDDIKAIPEQVFDKKDTLIVYTPAIPKDHAEFNYFKDHGYTIYKRSEILGAITKNTFCFGVAGTHGKTTTSTILGHILHEAKLNATSFLGGIAVNYNSNLILGGDKISVVEADEFDRSFLQLSPNFACITSMDADHLDIYGEEAALTQSFNDFANLVSDKLFIRKGLPIEGITYGIEEGADYDAKNIKIENGTYIFDVQTPTELYKNIEINIPGRHNVLNTVVALAMADSYGVPLATIAEALRSFKGIKRRFNYKIKTDNLVLIDDYAHHPTEINAVADAVRELFPSDKILAVFQPHLFTRTRDFIDDFATSLSKFDELILLDIYPAREKPIEGVTSEWLLGKIDTQKKQISTKEEVIKKIKASDAKIIVMIGAGDIGVLVEEVYQNFKIETQN comes from the coding sequence ATGGATTTAAAGAATATACATAACATTTATTTCATCGGTATCGGCGGAATTGGTATGAGTGCTTTGGCTCGTTTTTTTAATGCCAATAATTTCTTTGTAAGTGGTTATGATAAAACTCCATCTCCTGTTACTAAAGGACTAAATGAATTAGGTATTTCTATTCACTTTGAAGATGATATCAAAGCTATTCCTGAGCAGGTTTTTGATAAAAAAGATACATTAATAGTGTATACACCTGCTATCCCTAAAGATCATGCAGAGTTTAACTATTTTAAGGATCATGGCTATACAATTTATAAACGTTCTGAAATTTTAGGAGCCATTACTAAAAATACCTTTTGTTTTGGTGTAGCGGGTACGCATGGTAAAACAACGACATCAACTATTTTAGGTCATATTTTACACGAAGCAAAGTTAAATGCAACTTCCTTTTTAGGTGGTATTGCTGTGAATTACAATTCAAATCTGATTTTAGGTGGTGATAAGATAAGTGTGGTTGAAGCCGATGAGTTTGATCGTTCATTCTTGCAGTTGTCGCCCAATTTTGCCTGTATTACATCAATGGATGCTGATCATTTAGATATTTATGGTGAAGAGGCAGCGTTGACTCAATCGTTTAACGATTTTGCAAATCTAGTTTCCGATAAATTGTTTATCCGCAAAGGTTTGCCCATTGAAGGAATTACTTATGGAATAGAGGAAGGTGCAGATTATGACGCTAAAAATATAAAAATAGAGAATGGGACTTACATCTTTGATGTGCAGACACCAACAGAATTGTATAAAAATATTGAGATAAATATCCCAGGAAGACATAATGTGCTAAATACTGTGGTTGCTTTGGCAATGGCTGATAGTTACGGAGTTCCGTTGGCTACCATTGCTGAGGCATTAAGGTCTTTTAAAGGGATAAAGCGTAGGTTTAATTATAAAATTAAAACGGATAATTTAGTGTTGATTGATGATTATGCTCATCATCCAACAGAAATAAATGCGGTGGCAGATGCTGTTAGAGAATTGTTTCCATCAGATAAAATACTCGCTGTTTTTCAGCCTCATTTATTCACCAGAACAAGAGACTTTATTGATGATTTTGCAACAAGTTTATCAAAATTTGATGAATTAATTCTTTTGGATATTTATCCGGCAAGAGAAAAGCCAATTGAAGGAGTAACCTCTGAATGGCTATTAGGTAAAATTGACACTCAAAAGAAGCAAATTTCTACAAAAGAAGAAGTTATAAAAAAAATAAAAGCGTCAGATGCTAAGATTATTGTAATGATAGGAGCTGGAGATATAGGAGTATTGGTAGAGGAAGTGTATCAGAACTTTAAAATTGAAACGCAAAACTGA
- a CDS encoding cell division protein FtsQ/DivIB has product MKKYIPFLKGLLLLVFVVFLYGFSSSRNKAKRVEKVNVTFENGDNLFITYETVNKLLIQNYGRLQSQPKEELFLNKLEETLLSNEMVENAEVFINVDGELGATIKQKRPIARINENGFAYYMDSNGKKMPLSKSYSARVPIIEGVKEGQISDELFELATIIDNDDFLRKQVVGIVQQPKKEFVLKTRVGNQQVELGTMTQLDEKIKKLKVFYQKVIKDKTLENYKTINLEYINQVVCTKK; this is encoded by the coding sequence ATGAAAAAATACATACCATTTCTGAAAGGTCTGCTATTGCTGGTTTTTGTGGTGTTTCTATATGGGTTTTCATCATCAAGAAATAAAGCAAAACGAGTAGAAAAGGTGAATGTTACTTTTGAAAATGGAGATAATTTATTCATAACCTACGAAACGGTTAATAAATTGTTAATACAAAATTATGGAAGACTACAAAGTCAGCCAAAAGAAGAATTATTTTTGAACAAATTGGAAGAGACGCTGCTTTCTAATGAAATGGTTGAAAATGCGGAAGTTTTTATTAACGTAGATGGTGAGTTAGGAGCTACCATTAAGCAAAAAAGACCAATTGCAAGAATAAATGAGAATGGATTCGCTTACTATATGGATAGTAATGGCAAAAAAATGCCATTGTCTAAAAGTTATTCTGCTAGGGTTCCAATTATAGAAGGTGTTAAAGAAGGTCAGATTTCTGATGAACTTTTTGAGTTGGCTACAATAATTGATAATGATGACTTCCTTAGAAAGCAAGTTGTAGGTATTGTTCAGCAGCCTAAAAAAGAATTTGTATTAAAGACGAGAGTTGGAAATCAGCAAGTTGAATTGGGAACAATGACCCAATTGGATGAGAAAATAAAAAAATTAAAGGTATTCTATCAAAAGGTAATCAAAGATAAAACCTTAGAAAACTATAAAACTATTAATCTTGAGTACATTAATCAAGTTGTGTGTACAAAAAAATAA
- the ftsA gene encoding cell division protein FtsA, with product MEEDNIAVGLDIGTTKIVAIIGKTNEYGKLEILGMGKAKSMGVHRGVVNNITQTIQSIQQAVEEAESVSNHKIKDVVVGIAGQHIRSLHHSDYITRSNSEEVIDESDIEKLINQVHKLVMLPGEEIIHVLPQDYKVDGQAEIKAPIGMYGARLEANFHVVVGQVSSIRNVGRCIKSAGLELSNITLEPLASSEAVLSQEEKEAGVALIDIGGGTTDLAIFKDGIIRHTAVIPFGGGVITEDIKEGCSIIEKQAELLKTKFGSAWPGENKENEIVSIPGLRGREPKEITLKNLSKIIHARVVEIIEQVYLEVKNYGHEETKKKLIAGIVLTGGGAELKHIKQLVEYITGMDTRIGYPNEHLAGSTEVDLSSPAFATAVGLLMKGLEAKKSEISKTKNKEVVEPQTNSKKSIPVEKVDRKSIFEKWADKFREFLDNAE from the coding sequence ATGGAAGAAGATAATATAGCCGTAGGACTAGATATTGGAACAACAAAAATTGTTGCCATAATAGGAAAGACGAATGAATATGGAAAGTTAGAAATACTTGGTATGGGTAAGGCCAAAAGTATGGGCGTACATCGTGGTGTAGTTAATAATATTACACAAACCATTCAGTCTATCCAACAAGCAGTTGAGGAAGCTGAAAGTGTTTCAAATCATAAAATAAAGGATGTTGTTGTAGGTATTGCGGGTCAACATATTCGTAGTTTACATCATAGTGATTATATAACAAGATCAAATTCAGAAGAGGTTATTGACGAATCTGATATTGAAAAATTAATCAATCAAGTACATAAATTGGTAATGCTTCCTGGTGAAGAAATTATTCATGTATTGCCACAAGACTATAAAGTGGACGGTCAGGCAGAAATAAAAGCTCCAATTGGTATGTATGGAGCCAGATTAGAAGCCAACTTTCATGTAGTTGTTGGTCAAGTTTCATCGATTAGAAATGTTGGTAGATGTATTAAAAGTGCAGGTTTAGAGCTTTCTAATATTACATTGGAACCGTTAGCATCGTCAGAAGCGGTATTGAGTCAAGAAGAGAAAGAAGCAGGAGTAGCATTAATTGATATAGGTGGTGGTACTACTGATTTAGCAATCTTTAAAGATGGAATTATTAGACATACGGCTGTAATTCCTTTTGGTGGAGGTGTAATTACTGAAGACATAAAAGAAGGGTGTTCAATTATAGAGAAACAAGCTGAATTGTTAAAAACGAAGTTTGGATCGGCATGGCCAGGTGAAAATAAAGAAAATGAAATTGTTTCAATTCCTGGATTACGTGGAAGGGAGCCAAAAGAAATAACATTAAAAAACTTGTCGAAAATTATCCATGCCCGCGTGGTAGAAATTATTGAGCAGGTTTATTTAGAAGTGAAAAATTACGGTCATGAAGAGACCAAAAAGAAATTGATTGCAGGTATTGTCTTAACAGGTGGTGGGGCCGAATTAAAACATATAAAGCAATTAGTAGAATATATTACTGGAATGGATACAAGAATTGGATATCCTAATGAGCATTTAGCAGGTAGTACCGAAGTTGATTTGTCAAGCCCTGCATTTGCAACGGCAGTTGGTTTATTGATGAAAGGATTAGAAGCTAAAAAAAGTGAGATCAGTAAAACAAAGAATAAAGAAGTTGTAGAGCCGCAAACGAATAGTAAAAAATCAATCCCTGTTGAAAAAGTTGACCGCAAATCAATTTTTGAAAAGTGGGCTGATAAGTTTAGAGAGTTTTTAGACAACGCAGAATAG
- the ftsZ gene encoding cell division protein FtsZ, whose amino-acid sequence MSTEFENLAFDLPKNQSSVIKVIGVGGGGSNAVNHMFKKGVAGIDFVVCNTDEQALHNSPVTNKIQLGVSLTEGLGAGANPEVGEEAAIESIEEIKAMLSTRAKMVFITVGMGGGTGTGAAPIIAKVAKEMDLLTVGIVTIPFSFEGKMRNEQAQRGIEKLSKHIDSLVVINNNKLREVYGNLGFKAGFSKADEVLSTAAMGIAEVITHHYTQNIDLKDAKTVLSNSGTAIMGSAIATGQNRAQEAITKALDSPLLNDNKITGAKNVLLLIVSGTTEITIDEIGEINDYIQSEAKSNVDIIMGVGEDIELGESIAVTIIATGFNKEQQMEISHTEAPKIVHDLEPAKGLNEPIAKPNPSQPIVKHTLEIEKEEVEVKPKITNQTQTPRTINEIDVVYEEVNGDDTLDDFVINQVTSMEEVKEVVQETQGMLSFDLPLTPKKKVEPLETEEVVKHALSASSIRDIEVIDPEFIEPTITFDGKIKHGLENFMEDEVKQNRKPISEEVKDQELAFNIRVEKKDVEKKMLSSDEEESPLSLTIEELQKRADDRRRKMKNFNYRFTNRPSNNDEYQSKPAYKRMGVDLDDVEPSSEPTESKSRISLSSDENDDIQLRSNNSYLHDNVD is encoded by the coding sequence ATGAGTACTGAATTTGAAAATCTTGCTTTTGATTTACCCAAAAATCAATCTAGTGTAATTAAGGTAATTGGTGTTGGTGGTGGTGGTAGTAACGCCGTTAATCACATGTTTAAAAAAGGTGTTGCTGGTATAGATTTTGTGGTTTGTAACACAGACGAACAAGCGTTGCATAACAGTCCTGTTACTAATAAAATACAATTAGGTGTTTCTTTAACGGAAGGTTTAGGAGCTGGGGCTAATCCAGAAGTTGGTGAAGAAGCAGCTATTGAAAGTATAGAAGAGATTAAGGCAATGCTTAGCACTCGTGCAAAAATGGTTTTTATAACTGTTGGTATGGGTGGGGGAACTGGTACTGGAGCAGCTCCTATTATTGCTAAGGTTGCAAAAGAAATGGATTTACTTACTGTTGGGATAGTAACGATACCTTTTTCTTTTGAAGGAAAAATGCGAAATGAACAGGCTCAAAGAGGGATTGAAAAATTGAGCAAACACATTGATTCATTGGTTGTTATTAATAACAATAAATTAAGAGAAGTATATGGTAATTTAGGCTTTAAAGCGGGGTTCTCTAAAGCGGATGAAGTATTGTCTACTGCAGCAATGGGTATTGCAGAGGTAATTACACATCATTACACACAAAATATAGATTTAAAAGATGCTAAAACAGTGCTTTCTAATAGTGGTACTGCCATTATGGGTTCTGCCATAGCAACAGGTCAAAATAGAGCTCAAGAGGCTATTACAAAAGCGTTAGATTCACCATTATTAAATGACAATAAAATTACTGGAGCTAAAAACGTTTTATTATTAATTGTATCTGGAACTACAGAAATTACAATTGATGAAATTGGTGAGATTAACGATTATATTCAGAGTGAAGCGAAGAGTAATGTTGATATTATAATGGGTGTTGGTGAAGATATTGAATTAGGAGAGTCAATAGCAGTAACAATTATTGCAACGGGTTTTAATAAGGAGCAACAGATGGAAATTTCGCATACTGAGGCTCCAAAAATTGTTCATGATTTAGAGCCTGCTAAAGGCCTTAATGAGCCTATTGCGAAACCAAATCCATCACAGCCTATTGTAAAGCATACATTAGAGATAGAGAAAGAAGAAGTTGAGGTTAAGCCAAAGATTACAAATCAAACTCAAACCCCACGAACTATTAATGAAATAGATGTTGTTTATGAAGAAGTTAATGGTGATGATACGTTAGATGATTTTGTAATAAATCAGGTTACTTCAATGGAAGAGGTTAAAGAAGTGGTTCAAGAAACACAAGGAATGCTTTCTTTTGATTTACCATTGACTCCAAAAAAGAAAGTGGAGCCGTTAGAAACTGAAGAAGTTGTAAAACATGCATTGTCAGCTTCAAGTATTAGAGATATAGAAGTTATAGATCCTGAATTTATTGAGCCAACCATCACTTTTGATGGTAAAATAAAGCATGGGTTGGAAAACTTTATGGAAGATGAAGTGAAGCAAAATAGAAAACCAATTTCGGAAGAAGTTAAGGATCAAGAATTAGCTTTTAATATAAGAGTTGAAAAGAAAGATGTTGAAAAAAAGATGTTGAGCTCAGATGAAGAAGAATCTCCCTTAAGTCTTACCATTGAAGAATTACAGAAAAGAGCAGATGATAGAAGAAGAAAAATGAAAAATTTTAATTACAGGTTTACCAATAGACCAAGTAATAATGATGAATATCAAAGTAAACCAGCCTATAAGAGGATGGGCGTAGATTTAGATGATGTAGAACCATCATCAGAGCCTACAGAAAGTAAATCTAGAATATCATTAAGTTCAGATGAGAATGATGATATTCAGTTACGTTCTAATAATTCATATTTGCATGATAATGTGGATTGA
- a CDS encoding GatB/YqeY domain-containing protein: MSLQDKVMGKLKEAMKAKDTVALESLRAIKSAILIAQTESGAKQELTEDEELKLVQKLVKQRKDSATLYQEQGRADLADPELAQVAVIEKFLPEQMSEEELQKVVAGIVEKVGATSMKDMGKVMGMVSKELAGKADGKAISNVVKSLLS; this comes from the coding sequence ATGAGTTTACAAGATAAAGTAATGGGAAAGCTTAAAGAGGCTATGAAGGCAAAAGATACTGTTGCCTTAGAATCTTTAAGAGCTATAAAATCCGCGATATTAATAGCTCAAACGGAATCAGGAGCTAAGCAAGAGTTGACAGAAGATGAAGAGTTGAAATTAGTGCAAAAATTAGTGAAGCAACGAAAAGATAGTGCCACACTTTATCAAGAACAAGGAAGAGCAGATTTAGCAGATCCTGAATTGGCACAAGTTGCTGTAATTGAGAAATTTTTACCAGAACAAATGAGCGAAGAAGAACTTCAAAAGGTTGTTGCTGGCATTGTTGAAAAAGTAGGAGCTACTTCAATGAAAGATATGGGCAAGGTAATGGGAATGGTTTCAAAAGAGTTAGCAGGTAAAGCAGATGGTAAAGCAATTTCTAATGTTGTAAAGAGTTTATTAAGTTAA
- a CDS encoding sulfatase family protein, whose protein sequence is MLKAIKILFVCLIMMTSCKEANKTQAVNETKELESIQPNIIYIMADDLTTQAISAYGGIYKDIAPTPNIDRLADEGMLFQDVLCTNAICGPSRASILTGNYSNKNGYYKNESGGKFDKSQWTFPQEFQKNGYQTSLFGKWHLGTEPQGFDDYKYHNSAGQQGNYWDPIYNENGKDIKEKGYATNLSTDFAINWLESGRKKEAPFMMLLQYKAPHRSWQPESKYEQLWEDIEMPYPATFDDDYKGREKTAGDTEMTMDYFSRRDMKYVEPKNLTGKEKLAWAFYGAKKEEIVQPKGMSAHEGKKWRYQTYIKDYLACVKSVDDNVGRILDYLDENNLTENTIIVLTSDQGFYLGDHGFFDKRFIYEESLRMPFIVKYPKKVKSKTINEDIITNIDFAPTLLDLANINTEQKMQGKSFKSILMGNTPKDWQQAMYYHYYEFPYWHHVQPHYGIRTQNYTLAHFYYNIDLWELYDLEKDPQQMNNIINDEAYSNTISDLKIQLTGLMKKYENNKSLDEFRVITDKDFGSIVDQKDNEMSVKDILNKE, encoded by the coding sequence ATGCTAAAAGCGATTAAGATATTATTTGTTTGTTTAATCATGATGACTTCTTGTAAAGAAGCGAATAAAACTCAAGCTGTAAATGAAACGAAAGAGCTTGAGAGCATTCAACCAAATATCATCTACATCATGGCAGATGATTTAACCACACAAGCCATTAGTGCTTACGGTGGAATTTATAAAGACATTGCTCCTACACCAAATATAGATAGACTTGCCGACGAAGGTATGTTATTTCAAGACGTCTTATGCACAAATGCTATTTGCGGCCCATCACGTGCCTCAATTTTAACAGGTAATTACAGCAATAAAAATGGCTATTATAAAAATGAAAGTGGTGGTAAATTTGATAAAAGTCAATGGACGTTTCCACAAGAATTTCAAAAAAACGGATACCAAACAAGCTTATTTGGCAAGTGGCATTTAGGAACTGAACCACAAGGGTTTGATGATTATAAATATCATAATTCAGCGGGTCAGCAAGGTAATTATTGGGATCCTATTTATAATGAAAATGGTAAAGACATCAAAGAAAAAGGTTATGCAACCAACTTAAGCACTGACTTTGCCATAAACTGGCTCGAATCAGGGAGAAAAAAAGAAGCTCCTTTTATGATGCTTTTACAATACAAAGCACCACACCGATCTTGGCAACCAGAATCTAAATACGAACAACTATGGGAAGATATTGAAATGCCCTACCCAGCTACCTTTGATGACGATTATAAAGGGCGTGAGAAAACGGCTGGTGATACTGAAATGACCATGGATTATTTCTCACGAAGAGATATGAAATACGTTGAACCTAAAAATTTAACAGGTAAAGAAAAACTTGCTTGGGCCTTTTATGGGGCAAAAAAAGAAGAAATAGTTCAACCGAAAGGAATGTCGGCACATGAAGGTAAAAAATGGCGTTACCAGACCTATATTAAAGATTATTTGGCCTGTGTAAAATCCGTTGATGATAATGTTGGACGAATATTAGACTATTTAGACGAAAATAATTTAACAGAAAATACAATTATTGTTTTGACTTCAGATCAAGGTTTTTACCTAGGTGACCATGGCTTTTTTGACAAGCGTTTTATTTATGAAGAATCATTGCGAATGCCATTTATAGTTAAATATCCTAAAAAAGTTAAATCAAAAACTATAAATGAAGATATTATAACAAATATTGATTTTGCTCCAACATTATTAGATTTAGCAAATATTAATACCGAACAAAAAATGCAAGGTAAAAGTTTCAAATCTATTTTGATGGGTAATACACCGAAAGATTGGCAACAGGCTATGTATTATCATTATTATGAATTTCCGTATTGGCATCATGTTCAACCACATTACGGTATAAGAACTCAAAATTATACTTTAGCACATTTTTATTACAATATAGATCTTTGGGAATTGTACGATTTAGAAAAAGACCCTCAACAAATGAATAACATTATAAATGACGAGGCCTACTCAAATACTATTTCCGATTTAAAAATACAACTAACAGGTTTAATGAAAAAGTATGAAAACAATAAGTCATTGGACGAATTTAGAGTAATAACTGATAAAGATTTTGGTTCAATCGTTGATCAAAAAGATAATGAAATGTCAGTAAAAGATATTTTAAATAAAGAATAA